A single window of Dermacentor albipictus isolate Rhodes 1998 colony chromosome 1, USDA_Dalb.pri_finalv2, whole genome shotgun sequence DNA harbors:
- the LOC135896149 gene encoding epimerase family protein SDR39U1 isoform X3 produces MSWILCEGGPLVSGRMSMQAESKQQKRWLMLSKKWRAHLKHLSPSQELQCLRGGLGLPQSAGYYKPDPVKEYTEESPGGDHDYLAKLCTKWEAAAKLPPEVKCRTVTVRSGVVLGSNGGMVQQLYWPFFFGLGGPVASGTQFMPWVHISDIVGILIHAMSKEGLTGVLNGVAPQIVTNAEFTKEFARAMWRPALFPLPKFVLDLAFSPERATMMTEGQKVIPKRTLESGYKYKFPDVQSACQDVLQRK; encoded by the exons GTGGACCCCTGGTTTCCGGCAGAATGTCTATGCAAGCAGAGTCGAAACAACAAAAGCGCTGGCTGATGCTATCCAAAAAATGGAGAGCCCACCTAAAGCATTTGTCTCCATCTCAGGAGTTG CAGTGCTTACGAGGTGGTCTGGGGCTGCCACAAAGTGCAGGCTACTACAAGCCAGACCCTGTGAAGGAGTACACTGAGGAGAGTCCTGGTGGCGACCACGACTATCTTGCCAAACTCTGCACAAAGTGGGAAGCAGCTGCTAAACTCCCACCTGAAGTGAAGTGCCGAACTGTCACTGTGCGGTCAG GTGTGGTGCTTGGCTCGAATGGGGGCATGGTCCAGCAGCTCTACTGGCCCTTCTTCTTCGGCCTGGGTGGGCCAGTGGCAAGTGGTACCCAGTTCATGCCTTGGGTCCACATCAGTGATATTGTTGGCATTCTCATTCATGCCATGAGCAAGGAAGGCCTCACAGGTGTTCTCAATGGGGTTGCTCCACAAATCGTTACCAATGCGGAATTCACCAAGGAGTTCGCACGTGCCATGTGGCGGCCAGCACTGTTTCCACTGCCAAAATTTGTACTGGATCTGGCCTTTAGCCCTGAAAGAGCCACTATGATGACAGAAGGGCAGAAAGTGATCCCAAAACGTACACTTGAGTCGGGCTACAAGTACAAGTTTCCTGATGTGCAGTCTGCTTGCCAAGATGTACTTCAGCGCAAGTGA